The Vanrija pseudolonga chromosome 1, complete sequence genomic sequence TATCGGGGCGAGTTAGCCGCTGGCGCAAGGGACGGAGAACGTGCTTGCTGCGGGGTGAGCGAGGATGCGGAGATCAGCGAGGGGGAGCGGGTATTGGCCAAGTGTGGGGCCCGGGCGAGGTATCCGTGCTTCGTGGCTCGGCGATAGGGCAGAGGACGAGAGGGAGAGACGAAGACTGACGCGCCGGCCATCGAGATTTAGTCCGTCGCACTCCGCGGATCCCGGCGGGCGGACTGTGCCGCTGCGCATGGAGTCTGTCAGTGGGTGTAGTCACTGGTGGAGTTAAGGAGGCGCCGTCAACGACGTCTGCTCTTGCTTTCGGACGCACCTGATTGGCGCTGTATGACAGTGCTATGTGACAAAGTGACAGCTATGTGCCAGTCATGACATGCAAGTGACAAACGCACCCAATCACGGCCCGCAGTGACGTCCATCCGTCGCACTTCCTCTGTCCGCCACACCGTGCCACACTCGTTGTCAAGATTTTATGCATTCTATCCACTTGTTCGCTTCAACCCCCACAGCAAAAACTCTATGCTACTACTTCTTCCCGACCATGTCACTCAGCGGTCCCTTCTTGACCATGATGCTCATGACCTCGTAGAGGACATCGGCGGCAGCCATGGTCGTGTGCTCGGCGTTGGTGTCGTAAGCGGGCTAAAATGTCAGCAATAGTCGGTTACAACTCAAGCTGGCTACTCACAGCAACCTCGACAATGTCAGCAGCGACAAGGTTGAGGTCTTCGAGACCGCGGAGGATGGTGCGCAGCTCGCGGGTGGACCAGCCGCCAGTCTCGGGGGTTCCCGTCGCAGGCGCAAACGCGGGGTCGAGCGTGTCAATGTCGATGGACAGGTAAACAGGGTTTTTGGTGCCCACACGGTCGAGAATGCGCTTGATAATACCCTGCGTGCCGATggtgtcgacctcgcgggCCTCGACAATCTCGAAGCCGCAGTAGCCGTCGTTCTCGTAGTCGCTAGGTCCCGAAAGCGTCGTGCGGATACCACCGTGGATGTTGGAGTGGTTGGAAAGGAGGCCCTCCTGGGCAGCATGCCAGAAGTACGTGCCGTGGTtgacggccgcgacgtcgctGGGAGAGCCGCCAAACACCTTGGGCTTCCACGTGTCGAGGTGCGAGTCGAAGTGGATGACGCTGATGGGGCCGTACGCCTTGTTGATCGAGCGGAGCAGCGGGAGCGTGATCGTGTGGTCACCACCGAGCGTGATGATACGCGGGAGGGTCtttccgccgcgcgccgggccgGGCTTGTAGGCGTtggtgctcggcgggcgggagaGCAGGTTGTAGTGGCCCTCCTCGATCTGCTTGAGCGCGTACGTGTTGTCATACGACGTGACGGGGATGTCGCCGCAGTCGATGACGGTCGCCCACGAGTTGAACGGGTTGACGCTCAGCGGCACATTGTAGCCGCCGTAGAGGTTgaggcggcgcgagcccTGGCGGATACCGCTGGGGCcgaagcgcgcgccggggcggTACGAGGTGCCCGTGTCGAACGGCGCGCCGATGAACGCAATGTCGTACTGCGCCGTCGGGTCCGACAGGCAGTTCTTGTACGGCAGGCGTCCGAACGTCGTGATGCCCGAGaagacggcgtcggcctgggtGCCGCCGTCTCCGGGGAGGCGGTTGTACTGCCTGAACCAGAGCGACTCGGGCGCGCCCTGGAGCACGGTCTGGTCGTCGTGCTTGTGTCCgccggggtgggcggcggcgagggccacGAGGGCGGAGAGGAGTGCGAGGTGCGGGAGCATGGTActtggaggtggtggcgatGGTGGTGAGAACTTGGAGAGCGCGCAAGTGTCCTTCTTATATCCCAGCAGAGGAGCCCGCGTCGAGACTGGCGTCGACTTGGACGTCATCGACTTATCCCCCGGCTCAACTC encodes the following:
- the SPAC11D3.09_0 gene encoding Putative agmatinase 1; the encoded protein is MLPHLALLSALVALAAAHPGGHKHDDQTVLQGAPESLWFRQYNRLPGDGGTQADAVFSGITTFGRLPYKNCLSDPTAQYDIAFIGAPFDTGTSYRPGARFGPSGIRQGSRRLNLYGGYNVPLSVNPFNSWATVIDCGDIPVTSYDNTYALKQIEEGHYNLLSRPPSTNAYKPGPARGGKTLPRIITLGGDHTITLPLLRSINKAYGPISVIHFDSHLDTWKPKVFGGSPSDVAAVNHGTYFWHAAQEGLLSNHSNIHGGIRTTLSGPSDYENDGYCGFEIVEAREVDTIGTQGIIKRILDRVGTKNPVYLSIDIDTLDPAFAPATGTPETGGWSTRELRTILRGLEDLNLVAADIVEVAPAYDTNAEHTTMAAADVLYEVMSIMVKKGPLSDMVGKK